Proteins encoded by one window of Musa acuminata AAA Group cultivar baxijiao chromosome BXJ2-9, Cavendish_Baxijiao_AAA, whole genome shotgun sequence:
- the LOC135621876 gene encoding uncharacterized protein LOC135621876, producing MGPRIRRKNRVCLAQPLTPLVEGPDLDDAHGERAKKEKYWEAIGTWLRLHKDKGMSGSHFSIPFHGSGASKWTDLRLILSVLGCPLAPLPLTTEPSHHFSFKDSPIEASSARYIIQQYLAATGCLKHHESMKSMYAAGRVKMVSRETDGPSGKIGARSGAGHGCFVLWQKSPGMWLVELVVAGCKVAAGSNGKVAWRNVPWLGTDAARGPQRPLRRIIQGLDPKGTASMFTKAQCLGEKRIKDENCFVLKVSADRATVAERSDGPAEVIRHVLYGYFSQRSGLLVYIEDSHLTRVQATGSDTMYWETTIGSTMGDYKEVDGVLVAHQGRSAASVFRFGDASAQSSRIRMEEEWRIEDVVFNVAGLSADCFIPPRELLTSFHGK from the exons ATGGGTCCAAGAATCAGGAGAAAGAACCGTGTGTGCTTGGCGCAGCCACTGACACCTCTGGTGGAAGGTCCTGACCTTGATGATGCACATGGAGAAAGAGCCAAGAAGGAGAAGTACTGGGAAGCCATTGGAACATGGCTGCGACTGCACAAGGATAAAGGCATGTCAGGGAGCCATTTCTCGATTCCATTCCATGGGAGCGGCGCATCGAAGTGGACCGATCTGAGGCTAATTCTTAGTGTCTTGGGGTGTCCATTAGCTCCACTGCCACTGACTACTGAACCAAGTCACCACTTCTCCTTCAAAGACAGTCCCATA gaagcttcttcAGCTCGTTATATCATTCAGCAATACTTGGCAGCAACAGGATGCTTGAAACACCACGAGTCCATGAAGAGCATGTATGCAGCTGGTAGGGTGAAGATGGTCTCTCGTGAGACTGATGGTCCATCAGGGAAGATTGGTGCAAGATCAGGTGCAGGACATGGCTGCTTCGTCTTGTGGCAGAAGTCGCCCGGAATGTGGCTGGTGGAGCTGGTGGTGGCCGGCTGCAAGGTGGCCGCCGGCAGCAACGGTAAGGTGGCGTGGAGGAACGTGCCTTGGCTTGGAACAGACGCAGCCAGAGGCCCCCAGCGGCCGCTGCGACGCATCATTCAG GGATTGGATCCAAAGGGCACAGCGAGCATGTTCACCAAAGCCCAGTGTCTCGGGGAGAAGCGCATCAAGGATGAGAACTGCTTCGTCTTAAAAGTATCAGCGGATCGAGCTACGGTTGCAGAGAGAAGCGATGGGCCAGCTGAGGTGATCAGGCACGTCCTCTATGGATACTTCAGCCAGAGGAGCGGCCTGCTCGTCTACATCGAGGACTCGCACCTCACAAGAGTGCAAGCCACGGGCTCCGACACCATGTACTGGGAGACCACCATCGGAAGCACCATGGGGGACTACAAGGAGGTGGATGGCGTCCTTGTAGCTCATCAAGGGAGGTCTGCTGCAAGTGTTTTCCGCTTTGGCGATGCGTCTGCCCAAAGCAGCAGGATAAGAATGGAAGAGGAGTGGAGGATTGAGGATGTAGTCTTCAATGTTGCAGGGCTTTCGGCTGACTGCTTCATCCCCCCCAGGGAGTTGTTGACCAGCTTCCACGGCAAATGA
- the LOC135622195 gene encoding transcription factor MYB8-like, whose amino-acid sequence MGHHCCSKQKVRRGLWSPEEDEKLIRYITSHGHSCWSTVAKEAGLQRCGKSCRLRWINYLRPDLKRGSFSAEEERIVIDVHRILGNKWAQIAKHLPGRTDNEVKNFWNSCIKKKLLAQGLDPKTHNLIPAAARSNGANSAEPPRFRYAQSSTCTPFTISSSIKSFDDMNNSMDLNPPASFHETAAPVSNFQYQDNHVLMSFKDQNGFSSSSSSLDHTNIASSSFHQPGFIDDCMWDSSVEPLQALRQIEVGHEQGVDQLQVQPSVCKMFFNEANKKGPVMEISDGNGGGGATFNLEMLENAWLPCGELSSGSFMDQLQWDYWV is encoded by the exons ATGGGTCAccactgctgcagcaagcagaagGTGAGGAGGGGCCTATGGTCTCCTGAAGAAGACGAGAAGCTGATCCGGTACATCACCTCCCATGGCCACAGCTGCTGGAGCACTGTCGCCAAAGAAGCAG GGTTGCAGAGGTGTGGAAAGAGTTGCAGGCTAAGGTGGATCAATTACTTGAGGCCAGATTTAAAGAGGGGATCCTTCTCAGCAGAAGAGGAAAGAATTGTGATAGATGTTCACAGGATCTTAGGCAACAA GTGGGCTCAGATTGCGAAGCATCTCCCTGGAAGAACAGACAATGAGGTGAAGAACTTCTGGAACTCATGCATAAAGAAGAAGCTGCTAGCCCAAGGATTGGATCCGAAGACACATAACCTAATCCCTGCTGCTGCTCGATCGAATGGTGCAAATTCAGCTGAGCCTCCTCGATTCCGCTATGCTCAATCCTCTACCTGCACGCCCTTCACAATTAGCTCATCCATCAAAAGCTTTGATGATATGAACAACTCCATGGACTTGAATCCACCTGCTTCTTTCCATGAGACAGCAGCACCTGTGTCCAACTTCCAGTACCAAGACAACCATGTCTTGATGAGCTTCAAGGATCAGAatggcttttcttcttcttcttcctccttggaCCACACAAACATAGCCTCCTCTTCATTTCATCAACCTGGTTTCATTGATGATTGCATGTGGGATAGTTCTGTTGAGCCTTTGCAAGCCCTGAGGCAAATTGAGGTAGGACATGAACAAGGGGTTGATCAACTGCAAGTGCAACCCTCAGTGTGCAAGATGTTCTTCAATGAGGCCAATAAGAAGGGGCCAGTGATGGAAATCTCCGACGGCAATGGAGGCGGCGGCGCAACCTTCAATCTTGAGATGCTGGAAAATGCATGGCTGCCTTGTGGAGAGCTTTCCAGTGGGAGCTTCATGGATCAACTGCAGTGGGATTATTGGGTCTGA